The following are from one region of the Papaver somniferum cultivar HN1 unplaced genomic scaffold, ASM357369v1 unplaced-scaffold_132, whole genome shotgun sequence genome:
- the LOC113332635 gene encoding diaminopimelate epimerase, chloroplastic-like: protein MGQPVLKALDVPTKLPANKDQAVVKAELEIVGATWNVTCVSMGNPHCVTFSTSECKNCASVISFPPENASLGAWCKSNTSMWKARCTS, encoded by the exons ATGGGTCAACCTGTACTTAAAGCATTGGATGTACCTACCAAATTACCAGCCAACAAGGACCAAGCTGTGGTGAAGGCAGAACTTGAAATTGTTGGTGCAACCTGGAATGTGACATGTGTTAGCATGGGAAATCCTCATTGTGTTACTTTCTCCACAAGTGAATGCAAG aaTTGTGCAAGTGTTATCTCGTTTCCACCTGAAAATGCGAGTCTGGGAGCGTGGTGCAA GAGCAACACTAGCATGTGGAAAGCACGGTGTACAAGTTAG